One region of Mesobacillus boroniphilus genomic DNA includes:
- a CDS encoding FtsX-like permease family protein: MTFNQVVWKMAKVDYKKYIFYYLCNSFAVMFFFMFSTVYFNSRVEQGKKLESLQDALSIPGAALIIFTVFFISYAHNIFMKKRRSEFGLFLTLGMARRDLIKLLVLENGVIATLSILSGLLAGAVFSRLFFMLLMNLIDIKEVSFHFSAKMFFYTIGAFLAVFLLAVGKSLFQTLRSTVVLSMKSNRFAETLKMKSPLLGALGLLVMVGSLFILYFTYEDSSGAFLPLWTLAMFLGLYISLNQSASFLIHLTKKLPGFYYRRLLFLSSLDYKFKQMTSIVMLVTVMIMITIFYSTLLLTFYKASEKDAVNNNPYDVAFYQTDTKNTISLQELNDVLDVKEQITIPILNYYEKLEYVDGYQSYDFMSLEDFNTLTLQHYKLGDNEFLFFLNSEPEYANFDVAKSINLSAGNEESTFKMKDKVSERAINLLPNAYEFIVVNPEVFEDLKAGVNGYTLNLQLINLEDWKTSKNGVERLQEKLRTGNQETAQMDYPDLEFTAEEELFRVASKMGDYHQNKSTNGMMFYVTTFLSIMFFLGTFVLLYLNLFSEVDTEKEKYRKLYKIGMTSREVKANVTRELRTIFFVPTLLGTTLAFLYIVILSTDVGGLMNNPDLLNHFIMIAGIYLVIQVGSFFFARKKMLMQLFH, translated from the coding sequence ATGACATTTAATCAAGTAGTCTGGAAGATGGCGAAGGTTGATTACAAGAAATATATCTTTTATTATCTCTGCAACAGTTTTGCCGTGATGTTCTTCTTTATGTTCTCAACTGTTTATTTTAACAGCAGGGTCGAGCAAGGGAAGAAACTGGAGAGTCTTCAGGATGCGCTATCCATTCCGGGAGCTGCACTGATTATATTTACGGTTTTCTTCATCAGCTATGCCCACAATATTTTTATGAAAAAGAGAAGAAGCGAGTTTGGCCTTTTCTTGACCTTGGGCATGGCTAGGCGGGATCTTATCAAATTGCTTGTCCTGGAAAATGGAGTGATCGCCACCCTATCCATTCTTTCTGGCCTTCTGGCTGGCGCGGTATTCTCGAGACTGTTTTTCATGCTGTTAATGAACCTTATTGACATAAAGGAAGTTTCATTCCATTTTTCTGCAAAAATGTTTTTTTACACAATCGGTGCTTTCTTGGCCGTTTTTTTGCTGGCTGTCGGAAAATCGCTGTTCCAGACACTTAGAAGCACTGTGGTCCTTAGCATGAAAAGCAACAGGTTTGCAGAAACGCTTAAAATGAAAAGTCCTCTTTTGGGTGCATTAGGGCTACTGGTGATGGTCGGATCACTCTTTATTCTTTATTTTACCTATGAGGATTCTTCTGGCGCATTCCTTCCGCTTTGGACACTGGCTATGTTTCTGGGCCTTTATATTTCCCTTAACCAATCTGCCAGTTTTCTAATCCATCTAACTAAAAAATTACCAGGATTTTATTATCGCAGATTGCTTTTCCTGAGCAGCCTGGACTATAAGTTTAAACAGATGACTTCCATAGTCATGCTTGTGACGGTAATGATCATGATTACAATCTTTTACAGCACACTATTATTGACATTTTACAAGGCTTCAGAAAAAGACGCAGTAAACAATAATCCGTATGATGTCGCTTTTTATCAGACTGATACGAAAAATACCATTAGCCTTCAAGAGCTAAATGATGTACTTGATGTAAAGGAACAAATTACTATTCCAATTTTAAATTATTATGAAAAACTTGAATATGTCGATGGCTATCAATCTTATGATTTTATGTCACTAGAAGATTTCAACACATTGACTTTGCAACACTATAAGTTGGGGGATAACGAATTCCTTTTCTTTCTAAACTCTGAGCCTGAATATGCCAATTTTGATGTCGCCAAATCGATAAATCTGTCTGCAGGGAATGAAGAGTCAACTTTTAAAATGAAGGATAAAGTGTCGGAAAGAGCCATCAATCTGCTGCCAAACGCATATGAATTCATTGTCGTAAACCCAGAAGTATTCGAGGATTTGAAGGCGGGCGTTAATGGATACACGTTAAATCTTCAATTAATCAATTTAGAAGATTGGAAAACAAGCAAAAATGGTGTTGAGCGATTACAAGAAAAATTGCGAACTGGTAATCAGGAGACGGCCCAAATGGATTACCCCGATCTGGAGTTTACTGCAGAGGAAGAATTGTTTCGAGTTGCCTCCAAAATGGGAGATTATCACCAGAATAAATCGACAAATGGAATGATGTTCTATGTTACAACATTTTTAAGCATCATGTTCTTTCTGGGAACCTTTGTCCTTCTTTATCTCAATCTTTTTTCCGAAGTGGATACTGAAAAAGAAAAGTACAGGAAATTATATAAGATAGGCATGACTTCAAGAGAAGTAAAGGCAAACGTAACAAGGGAATTACGGACAATCTTCTTCGTTCCAACGCTGCTGGGAACGACGCTGGCCTTCCTCTACATCGTTATTTTGTCCACGGATGTCGGAGGACTCATGAACAATCCAGATCTGCTGAACCACTTCATTATGATAGCCGGAATATACCTGGTCATACAGGTTGGATCATTCTTTTTTGCAAGGAAGAAGATGTTAATGCAGTTATTTCATTAA
- a CDS encoding YdeI/OmpD-associated family protein: MSIINKLNLEKYENLAVLNQPNGYDLFNGYKTVLSENHDAIFIFVETLEQMAEYTQTIINKQKLQEKGYLFFAYPKKGNKVYETFIHRDEIFPAMKVGEDGYVEDSDIKFSRMLSMDEVFTVIGLKREKKKAKKSAAASQCVADYEDKVKDIEKLLSDHPDELRFYKELTPGYQKDWARYIFSAKQQKTRDNRQSIMVDILSQGYKTFDLYRQKKK; the protein is encoded by the coding sequence ATGTCAATTATAAATAAACTAAATCTCGAGAAGTATGAAAATCTGGCCGTACTTAATCAACCAAATGGTTATGATTTGTTTAATGGCTATAAAACCGTATTGTCTGAAAACCATGATGCGATTTTCATCTTTGTAGAAACTCTTGAGCAAATGGCTGAGTACACTCAAACCATCATCAATAAGCAAAAATTACAAGAAAAAGGGTACTTATTTTTTGCATATCCCAAGAAAGGAAATAAGGTGTATGAAACTTTCATTCACAGGGATGAAATCTTTCCTGCAATGAAAGTTGGCGAAGACGGGTATGTGGAAGACAGCGATATCAAATTTTCGCGAATGTTGAGCATGGATGAGGTATTTACTGTAATTGGATTAAAGCGTGAAAAAAAGAAAGCAAAGAAGAGTGCCGCAGCAAGTCAGTGTGTAGCAGATTATGAGGATAAAGTAAAAGATATTGAAAAGCTGCTATCGGATCATCCCGACGAGCTAAGATTTTATAAGGAACTAACACCAGGTTATCAAAAAGATTGGGCTCGTTATATTTTTTCTGCTAAACAACAAAAAACACGTGATAATCGCCAATCAATAATGGTCGATATCTTATCACAAGGGTATAAAACCTTTGATCTCTATCGCCAGAAAAAGAAATAG
- a CDS encoding Crp/Fnr family transcriptional regulator has translation MHFLRYQWEPYLSYGQLFEFEKNKVVYLQGEAGRGIYYLKQGEIKITLLSDKGDERIINMVPPGMLFGEHGVHGEPYLTSGTTTCSSTIYYFSDDVIASICKDHPEAAGIYTDSLIYKFRTLAEIIAHLDSPVEQQMAFYLLKLVQENGNASMNQTAFSKYIGTSRITVNKIIQKWKQKGYIELHKREIIIIDFDKIREIANNPHVN, from the coding sequence ATGCATTTTCTTCGTTACCAGTGGGAGCCTTACTTGTCGTATGGGCAGCTGTTTGAGTTTGAAAAGAACAAAGTTGTCTATCTTCAAGGGGAGGCGGGCAGAGGAATCTATTATTTGAAGCAGGGGGAAATTAAGATTACGCTGTTGTCGGACAAGGGTGATGAGCGCATTATTAATATGGTTCCTCCAGGGATGCTTTTTGGTGAGCATGGTGTTCATGGTGAGCCTTATTTAACGAGCGGAACGACAACTTGTTCATCAACAATCTACTATTTTTCAGATGATGTAATTGCCTCAATTTGTAAGGACCATCCTGAAGCGGCGGGGATTTATACCGACTCGTTAATCTATAAATTCAGGACTCTTGCTGAAATCATTGCTCATCTGGACAGTCCGGTAGAGCAGCAAATGGCATTTTATTTGCTTAAGCTTGTTCAGGAGAACGGGAACGCCTCGATGAACCAGACGGCCTTCTCTAAGTACATCGGCACGTCCCGAATCACCGTGAACAAGATTATTCAAAAATGGAAGCAAAAGGGGTACATAGAACTTCATAAGCGTGAAATTATTATCATTGATTTTGATAAAATCAGGGAGATTGCCAATAATCCACATGTGAATTAA
- a CDS encoding DUF3231 family protein: MVEHLPKITSAEISMLWSAYISDTMSICILKHFLHTCEDQDVKPILELALSYSKDHEGKISDLFEKEGIPLPEGFGDQDVNLKAKKLFSDVTYMRYLHHMARTGLNSFSLAKSISARKDIRSLFKEFLHQAEELYDRNTEMMQEKGVFIRSPYIDYPEKVEYVTDRKFLGGLIGHRRPLLALEIAHLGINIEVANVAKTLLLGFSQVAQSQKLSDYFKTGYELGKDLVEDLMIKLKEDDNSYPSTWDSTITKSTEAPFSDKLMLFHTNAQSAIGLGDFGLAISASLRKDLTVLYEGYILRLGSFTEDGATLLIEHGWFEKPPQSIDREKIRNQR, encoded by the coding sequence ATGGTAGAACACTTGCCTAAAATAACATCTGCTGAGATATCTATGTTGTGGAGTGCTTATATAAGTGACACCATGTCAATTTGCATCCTCAAACATTTTTTGCATACATGCGAAGATCAGGACGTCAAGCCTATACTTGAACTTGCCCTTAGCTACTCTAAGGACCATGAGGGAAAAATATCGGATTTATTTGAAAAAGAGGGAATTCCTCTGCCTGAAGGTTTTGGAGATCAGGATGTAAACTTGAAAGCAAAAAAGCTTTTTTCAGATGTAACATACATGCGTTACCTACACCACATGGCGAGAACAGGGTTGAATTCTTTCAGCCTTGCTAAGTCAATTTCCGCTCGGAAAGATATCCGGTCATTATTCAAGGAGTTCTTACATCAAGCAGAAGAGTTGTACGACCGAAATACAGAAATGATGCAGGAGAAAGGGGTTTTCATCCGCTCCCCTTACATTGATTATCCGGAAAAGGTAGAATATGTTACAGATAGGAAATTCCTTGGAGGCCTTATTGGTCACCGCAGACCGCTCCTTGCGTTAGAAATTGCTCATTTAGGGATTAATATTGAAGTAGCAAATGTGGCCAAGACTCTCCTTTTAGGATTTAGCCAGGTTGCCCAGTCCCAAAAGCTTAGTGACTACTTTAAAACTGGGTATGAATTAGGAAAAGATTTAGTTGAAGATTTAATGATCAAACTAAAAGAAGATGATAATTCCTATCCCTCCACATGGGATTCTACAATCACCAAAAGCACGGAAGCCCCATTTTCGGATAAATTAATGTTATTTCATACGAATGCACAAAGTGCCATCGGATTAGGAGACTTTGGTCTTGCAATTTCGGCATCACTCCGGAAAGATTTGACCGTTCTTTATGAAGGGTATATTCTCCGGTTAGGCTCATTTACAGAAGATGGAGCGACACTCTTGATTGAACATGGCTGGTTTGAAAAACCTCCCCAATCAATTGATAGAGAAAAAATCAGAAACCAAAGGTAA
- a CDS encoding sigma-70 family RNA polymerase sigma factor: MAEIKKVRRAINGNKKAFQELMEEEKVRLYKIAYVYMKNEADALEVFHETVYKALVSIGNLKEERYFSTWITRILINNAVDLLRKKKRVIPMERNTLENKAAHYFETERHPELLEAVMELDEKYKEVLILRFYRDLSVKEIAEILDCPEGTLKTKIHRGVGLLRNKLKEDCVNE; the protein is encoded by the coding sequence TTGGCAGAGATCAAGAAGGTACGCCGTGCAATTAATGGGAACAAGAAGGCTTTCCAAGAATTGATGGAGGAAGAGAAAGTCAGGCTATATAAAATAGCTTATGTTTATATGAAAAATGAAGCTGATGCGCTGGAGGTTTTTCATGAAACAGTTTATAAGGCGCTGGTGTCTATTGGTAATTTGAAGGAGGAGCGCTACTTCTCTACGTGGATCACGCGGATTCTCATCAATAATGCGGTTGATCTTTTACGAAAAAAGAAAAGGGTCATACCGATGGAACGGAATACGCTGGAAAATAAGGCAGCTCATTATTTCGAGACTGAACGCCATCCGGAACTGCTTGAGGCAGTGATGGAGCTGGATGAAAAGTATAAGGAAGTATTGATTCTGCGATTTTATCGGGATTTGTCAGTGAAGGAAATTGCAGAAATCTTAGATTGTCCTGAAGGTACGCTAAAAACGAAAATCCACCGCGGAGTGGGTTTATTAAGAAATAAGTTAAAGGAGGATTGTGTGAATGAGTAA
- a CDS encoding ABC transporter ATP-binding protein, translated as MAILEANNIVKVYGSSSGEGSTTALDGVSLSVKEWEFVAIMGPSGSGKTTLLNILSGIDQPTSGGVSIAGQEISEMAGDELALFRRKQFGFVFQEFNLLDSLTVKENIMLPMVLEKKRVTEMEKKVQDLAKLFDIEIILGKYPYHISGGQQQRTAVSRALVNDPGIIFADEPTGNLDSKSSAVIMECFEKIVEELATTVLLVTHDVFAASYCHKVVFIKDGKIHSSIVKKGTKKEFLDRIMDHLAVLGGRTYDI; from the coding sequence ATGGCTATTTTGGAAGCTAATAATATCGTGAAAGTATATGGTAGTTCGAGCGGAGAAGGTTCGACAACAGCACTTGACGGAGTCAGTCTTTCTGTGAAAGAATGGGAGTTCGTCGCCATCATGGGACCATCGGGCAGTGGGAAAACCACGTTGCTGAATATTCTTAGTGGTATTGACCAGCCTACTTCTGGTGGAGTGTCGATCGCTGGTCAGGAAATAAGCGAGATGGCAGGAGATGAGCTTGCACTGTTCCGCCGTAAACAGTTCGGTTTTGTATTTCAGGAATTCAATCTTTTAGACAGCTTGACAGTAAAAGAAAATATAATGCTGCCAATGGTACTAGAAAAGAAACGGGTTACCGAAATGGAAAAGAAAGTCCAAGATCTGGCTAAGCTTTTTGACATAGAAATCATCCTGGGAAAATACCCCTACCATATATCTGGCGGCCAACAGCAGCGAACTGCGGTCAGCCGGGCACTCGTAAATGACCCTGGAATCATTTTTGCCGATGAGCCGACGGGAAATCTTGATTCTAAATCCTCTGCGGTCATTATGGAATGCTTTGAAAAAATCGTTGAAGAGCTTGCGACAACGGTCTTGCTTGTTACGCATGATGTTTTTGCAGCCAGCTATTGTCATAAAGTTGTTTTTATTAAAGACGGAAAGATACATTCTAGCATTGTTAAAAAAGGGACCAAGAAGGAGTTCCTGGACCGAATCATGGATCATCTCGCTGTCTTGGGTGGAAGAACCTATGACATTTAA
- a CDS encoding response regulator transcription factor has translation MYKIMLIEDDPQLCGLIKENLERYGYNVALPSNFMNIEEEFLTIDPDLVLLDINLPYYDGYYLCRSFRQKSTIPILMISARSQEMDQIMAIELGADDFITKPFTFDMLQSKVKATIRRVYGEYAFKDEKNSCVGPLCLKEKTLSLEYMDTKVELSKNVFKLMKKLMENANSFISREELIEEVWDSVTFVDDNTLTVNMTRIKQTLSEMGLKDLIKSKRGVGYMLQYPAVD, from the coding sequence ATGTACAAAATCATGCTTATTGAAGATGATCCGCAGCTTTGTGGACTTATCAAGGAAAATTTGGAGCGGTATGGGTATAATGTGGCTTTGCCGTCTAATTTTATGAATATAGAAGAAGAGTTTCTGACAATTGATCCAGATCTTGTTTTGTTGGATATTAATCTGCCATATTATGATGGCTATTATTTATGCAGGAGTTTCAGACAGAAATCCACTATACCGATCCTGATGATTTCGGCTAGAAGCCAGGAGATGGACCAGATCATGGCGATCGAACTCGGAGCAGATGATTTCATTACGAAGCCATTTACGTTCGACATGCTACAGTCCAAAGTAAAAGCTACAATCAGACGGGTGTACGGGGAATATGCTTTCAAGGATGAGAAAAACTCCTGTGTAGGTCCATTATGCCTGAAAGAAAAGACATTGAGCCTGGAATACATGGACACCAAAGTCGAGCTTTCTAAGAACGTCTTTAAGCTAATGAAAAAATTGATGGAGAACGCGAATTCATTTATCTCCAGAGAAGAGTTGATTGAAGAAGTTTGGGATTCGGTTACCTTCGTCGATGATAATACACTTACAGTCAATATGACGAGGATTAAACAAACTCTGTCAGAGATGGGACTAAAGGATTTGATCAAAAGCAAAAGAGGAGTAGGATACATGCTGCAGTATCCTGCGGTTGATTGA
- a CDS encoding sensor histidine kinase, producing MLNAFLKDRLLLILLYILNLTCILLFFYLSVPADTEFFYPLSIGLFLLLIFLLIDWLKFYPAYRAAAQQIRGHDVELQAHTEEQKVFKQLLEKAVSEQSQKYNNLKEQNMERLYFLSHWMHHLKTPVSVIELIINNEEKSQVLEKIQKENKRMHSSIEQGLTMIRMDSFENDFELKSVDVLATLRKLINGRKREWIYNSIFPTIDFEEENALIITDPKWNEILIEQIISNAIKYSSVKEGSKKLVFKVERVGEHIHLSVIDEGVGIPEYDLERVFQPFFTGENGRRHSDSTGIGLYLSKRIADQIGASIEIKSWIDKGTTVKIKWLAGKKP from the coding sequence ATGCTTAATGCTTTCTTAAAAGATCGATTGCTGCTTATTTTACTTTACATATTGAATTTGACCTGCATTTTATTGTTTTTCTATCTTAGTGTGCCGGCGGATACTGAGTTTTTTTATCCATTGTCAATCGGACTATTTTTGCTGCTGATTTTTTTACTTATTGATTGGTTGAAATTTTACCCGGCCTACAGAGCAGCTGCTCAGCAGATTAGGGGTCACGACGTCGAGCTGCAGGCCCATACGGAGGAACAGAAGGTTTTTAAGCAATTATTAGAGAAGGCAGTTAGTGAACAATCTCAAAAATATAACAATTTGAAAGAGCAAAATATGGAGAGACTCTACTTTCTGTCCCATTGGATGCACCACTTAAAGACTCCCGTTTCAGTGATCGAGCTGATTATCAATAATGAAGAAAAGTCACAGGTGCTGGAAAAAATCCAAAAGGAAAATAAAAGGATGCATTCTTCGATTGAACAAGGGCTTACGATGATTCGTATGGATAGCTTTGAAAATGACTTTGAACTCAAGTCTGTAGACGTACTCGCTACTTTACGGAAGCTTATTAATGGGAGGAAGAGGGAGTGGATATATAATTCTATTTTTCCCACAATCGATTTTGAGGAGGAGAATGCACTAATCATCACGGATCCGAAATGGAATGAGATATTAATCGAGCAAATTATTTCCAACGCTATCAAATATTCAAGTGTGAAGGAAGGAAGCAAGAAGCTAGTTTTTAAGGTTGAAAGGGTTGGCGAACATATCCACCTATCAGTCATAGACGAGGGGGTAGGCATTCCCGAATATGATCTTGAGCGAGTTTTCCAGCCATTTTTCACAGGGGAAAACGGAAGAAGGCATTCAGACTCAACCGGTATAGGGCTTTATCTCAGCAAAAGAATCGCTGATCAAATAGGGGCATCAATTGAGATCAAATCTTGGATAGATAAAGGAACAACTGTCAAAATCAAATGGTTAGCTGGAAAAAAGCCATGA
- a CDS encoding DUF4179 domain-containing protein, which translates to MSNQFPDLKSEMDQISVPVEKLDAIIAKTVNDTKVKKPKKRVIFYSMSAAVVGFGLFVGSAMVSPAMAKVASNIPVVGTFFNDVGDEGLKIAGKKGLTQVIDQTAKDNGITLTINEVFYDGTRLTLGYTQESLLPLGELERPAIKVDGKEINFSSGYSGEYVTPQRYKGVVDITPTEELPEEFEMNVRIDAVGLVPGYWSYQFSVRQSNDVTVIRPTVIKKLEGAEISVNSLKIGPAGTDLNVNVIAETEILDPYSLDFYLIDDKGNVINPLKGSGYGDTVAGKEHATLQRLYEPLDEGVRSVKVIPYVLTFPQGDLKEESVSLDGIELPFTMSQGEFGDLIITDIKYSENRAVVYFEVKSEAVIDNRTSVNPVWIEDENGKRLIVDEKPFAERIKDNRFKHEFETGKKKGLKLKTHHQPMPEIFEGFEIEIP; encoded by the coding sequence ATGAGTAACCAATTCCCGGATTTGAAGAGTGAAATGGATCAAATATCGGTGCCAGTGGAAAAGCTGGATGCGATTATTGCCAAGACGGTTAATGACACGAAAGTGAAAAAGCCTAAAAAACGTGTTATCTTCTATTCCATGAGTGCTGCGGTTGTCGGTTTCGGCTTGTTTGTCGGCTCGGCGATGGTTTCTCCTGCCATGGCGAAGGTCGCATCGAATATTCCTGTCGTTGGTACTTTTTTCAATGATGTAGGAGATGAGGGGCTAAAGATAGCCGGGAAAAAAGGATTAACACAGGTTATCGATCAGACGGCAAAAGATAATGGAATTACGCTGACAATTAATGAAGTTTTTTACGATGGCACCCGTTTGACATTAGGATACACACAGGAATCACTATTGCCTTTGGGTGAGCTCGAGCGTCCTGCGATAAAAGTGGACGGCAAGGAAATCAATTTCAGCTCCGGATATTCCGGTGAATATGTGACACCACAAAGATACAAGGGCGTAGTTGATATTACGCCGACTGAAGAGCTGCCTGAAGAATTCGAAATGAATGTTCGAATTGATGCGGTAGGACTCGTACCAGGCTATTGGTCGTACCAGTTCTCTGTCAGACAATCTAATGATGTGACAGTCATCAGACCTACCGTGATAAAAAAGCTTGAGGGTGCTGAAATCAGTGTGAATTCATTGAAGATTGGACCTGCTGGCACGGATTTGAATGTAAACGTTATTGCCGAAACTGAAATACTGGACCCTTACAGCCTGGATTTTTACCTGATTGACGACAAAGGGAATGTCATAAATCCCCTAAAGGGAAGCGGTTATGGAGACACAGTCGCTGGAAAAGAGCATGCAACCTTGCAAAGGCTTTATGAGCCCCTTGATGAGGGAGTGCGGAGCGTTAAAGTCATCCCTTATGTTTTAACATTTCCACAGGGAGATCTTAAAGAAGAATCTGTTAGTCTCGATGGAATTGAATTGCCTTTTACCATGAGCCAGGGTGAATTTGGGGACTTGATTATAACGGATATCAAGTATTCCGAGAACCGCGCAGTCGTGTACTTTGAAGTGAAAAGTGAGGCTGTAATTGATAATCGGACATCCGTGAATCCTGTTTGGATCGAGGATGAAAATGGAAAAAGGTTAATTGTCGATGAAAAACCATTTGCCGAACGAATCAAGGATAATCGTTTTAAACATGAGTTCGAAACAGGAAAGAAGAAGGGGTTGAAGCTGAAGACTCATCACCAGCCTATGCCGGAAATATTTGAAGGATTTGAGATTGAAATCCCCTAA